Proteins co-encoded in one Sparus aurata chromosome 18, fSpaAur1.1, whole genome shotgun sequence genomic window:
- the LOC115568637 gene encoding protocadherin alpha-2-like gives MAAREQWDYIVGLFFTLLCLCDWSVAQISYSISEEVDKGTAVGNLAKDLNLSVQQLQSTGLQLTSGYNKRYFDINNESGVLFVNERIDREEFCPNTVKCSLNIEAILSNPRSLHRIEVVINDINDNAPSFLEEITTIDMSESSYVGERHPLSIADDADVGINSVKTYKLNPNDHFSLDIQSNGDQSVSAELVLQKALDREKQAVIELTLTAIDGGKPPKTGTLQIQINVLDVNDNSPLFSKSLYKVQVVENANIGTALLTLTASDLDDGVNSQIVFSFTEKGRLNPDDKFALNDNTGEISVKGNIDHEENQAYEVRVQARDKGTPPRIAHSKVLVEVIDVNDNAPEISVSSLMSPVKEDAEIGTAVAMITITDKDGGKNGLTHCKITGSVPFKLKSNYKNYYSLLVDGPLDRESVLQYNVSITATDEGTPSLSSTKVINIQISDVNDNPPRFLEPVINVYVKENSPTGSTIYTLTTLDSDLNENAKATYRLINSSPKATPIASLVTVNSETGDIVSLQSFNYEETKTFQFKVQATDSGVPPLSSNVTVNVLILDENDNNPTILAPYSEHGSVNSESIPYSAEAGYFVAKIRAVDADSGYNALLSYHLSEPKGNNLFRIGTSTGGIRTKRRMSDNDLKTHPLVVLVSDNGEPSLSATVTIDVVVVESIAEIQTQFNMCP, from the coding sequence ATGGCTGCTCGGGAACAATGGGATTATATCGTGGGTCTGTTTTTCACTCTGCTTTGTCTGTGCGACTGGTCCGTGGCTCAGATATCCTACTCCATTTCAGAGGAGGTGGACAAAGGGACAGCGGTGGGAAATCTCGCGAAGGATTTAAATCTCAGTGTGCAGCAGCTCCAGTCCACGggtctgcagctcacctctggtTATAACAAGCGGTATTTTGACATAAACAATGAATCTGGCGTACTTTTCGTTAACGAGCGGATAGATCGGGAGGAGTTTTGTCCAAATACGGTAAAGTGCTCTCTAAACATAGAGGCCATACTGAGTAACCCACGAAGCCTCCATCGAATTGAAGTTGTGATTAATGATATTAATGACAATGCTCCGTCTTTTCTGGAAGAAATAACCACAATAGATATGTCTGAATCTTCATATGTTGGAGAAAGACATCCGCTGTCCATAGCTGATGACGCAGATGTAGGAATTAATTCGGTAAAGACTTATAAATTAAACCCGAATGATCATTTCTCTTTGGATATACAGAGCAATGGTGACCAGAGCGTGTCTGCTGAGTTAGTGCTGCAGAAAGCGTTAGACCGAGAAAAACAGGCTGTTATTGAACTCACACTGACAGCGATAGATGGAGGAAAACCTCCCAAAACGGGGACTTTACAGATACAAATTAATGTCCTGGACGTAAATGACAATTCGCCCTTGTTCAGTAAATCTCTTTACAAGGTCCAGGTAGTAGAAAATGCGAATATTGGCACCGCATTGTTAACTCTGACAGCGAGCGATTTAGATGACGGTGTTAATAGTCAAATTGTATTCTCATTTACAGAAAAGGGACGATTAAATCCTGATGACAAATTTGCCCTGAATGACAACACCGGAGAAATTAGTGTTAAAGGCAATATTGATCATGAGGAAAATCAAGCATACGAGGTTCGTGTTCAAGCACGAGATAAAGGCACTCCTCCTCGCATTGCACACAGCAAGGTTTTAGTCGAAGTCATTGATGTGAATGACAATGCTCCAGAAATCTCCGTGTCTTCACTCATGAGTCCAGTGAAAGAGGACGCTGAAATAGGCACAGCTGTCGCTATGATCACCATTACTGATAAAGACGGAGGTAAGAATGGTCTGACACACTGTAAAATTACAGGTTCCGTGCCATTTAAGTTAAAATCTAACTATAAAAACTATTATTCATTGTTGGTTGATGGCCCTCTTGACAGAGAGAGTGTTTTACAGTATAATGTATCAATTACAGCTACAGATGAAGGAACTCCCTCTCTGTCGAGTACAAAAGTCATTAATATTCAAATTTCTGACGTCAATGACAATCCTCCTAGATTTCTGGAACCTGTGATTAATGTGTATGTGAAAGAGAACAGTCCCACTGGAAGTACTATTTATACACTGACGACGTTAGATTCAGATTtgaatgaaaatgcaaaagCAACGTACCGTTTAATCAACAGTTCACCCAAAGCCACCCCGATAGCTTCACTGGTGACTGTAAACTCAGAGACTGGAGATATAGTCAGTCTGCAGTCTTTTAACTATGAGGAGACAAAAACGTTTCAGTTTAAAGTTCAGGCCACAGACTCTGGTGTTCCTCCGCTCAGCAGCAACGTGACTGTGAACGTTTTAATACTcgatgaaaatgacaataatcCAACAATTCTCGCGCCCTATTCTGAGCACGGCTCCGTTAACAGCGAGAGCATCCCCTATTCTGCTGAAGCGGGATACTTTGTGGCAAAGATCAGGGCTGTAGACGCAGACTCTGGATACAATGCGCTGCTGTCTTATCACCTGTCCGAGCCCAAAGGAAACAACCTGTTCCGGATCGGAACCAGCACAGGAGGGATCAGGACTAAGAGGAGAATGAGTGACAATGACCTGAAAACTCACCCCTTGGTGGTGTTGGTTTCTGATAACGGAGAACCCTCCCTGTCTGCTACTGTGACTATTGATGTGGTGGTGGTCGAAAGCATTGCTGAAATCCAGACTCAGTTCAACATGTGCCCATAA